The following proteins come from a genomic window of Rattus norvegicus strain BN/NHsdMcwi chromosome 8, GRCr8, whole genome shotgun sequence:
- the LOC120094395 gene encoding large ribosomal subunit protein uL23-like has protein sequence MAPKVKEAPAPPKAEAKAKALKAKKAVLKVSTATKRRRSEHHPLSGGPRPCSSGGSQNILERANKTQIKQAVKKLYDIDVAKVKTLIRPDREKKAYVHLARDYDALDVANKIGII, from the exons ATGGCGCCAAAAGTGAAGGAAGCTCCTGCCCCTCCCAAAGCCGAAGCCAAAGCGAAGGCCTTGAAAGCTAAGAAGGCAGTCCTGAAGGTGTCCACAGCCACAAAAAGAAGAAGATCTGAACATCACCCACTTTCTGGCGGCCCAAGACCCTGCAGCTCCGGAGGCAGCCAAAATATCCTTGAAAGA GCCAACAAGACCCAGATCAAACAGGCTGTGAAGAAACTCTATGACATTGATGTGGCCAAAGTCAAGACTCTGATACGGCCTGACCGAGAGAAGAAGGCATATGTTCACTTGGCTCGTGATTATGACGCTCTAGATGTTGCCAACAAGATTGGGATCATCTAA